In Primulina huaijiensis isolate GDHJ02 chromosome 4, ASM1229523v2, whole genome shotgun sequence, the DNA window TTCATTAATCAAGAACGAAAGTTGGGGGCTCGAAAACTATCAGATACCGTCCTAGTCTCAACCATAAACGATGCCGACCAGGGATCAGCGGATGTTGTTTTTAGGACTCCGCCGGCACCTTATGAGAAATCAAAGTCTTTGGGTTCCGGGGGGAGTATGGTCACAAGGCTGAAACTTAAAGGAAATGACGGAAGGGCACCACCAGGAGTGGAGCCTACGGCTTAATTTGACTCAACACGGGAAAACATACCAGGTCCAGATATAGTAAGGATTGACAGACTGAGagctctttcttttttttttttttttaatgaatgaattCATTAAAATAAGGTAAATGATAATCCGGATACAAATAAACTTGTCAAACTTAAGCTAAACCATTCCCTACGAAATCATAAATACCGACAATAAAGTACTGCTACTACAATTCGATTACATTACAATTGTTTGGAAAAGTACGATACACATGTATCTTAATCTTCTTGATTACTCCATCGAGATCCGGTGACTCATTCTCGAAGACTATCCTATTTCTGCTGCTCTAGATGTGGTAAACCGTAGCAGCCAGTGCCACACAATGCTTCTTGTTCAGTCCAGAGTTCCCACGATAAACACCTCTAAACGCATTTAGTACAGCCGCAGGAGAGCCCATACGCTTGTTCATGCCAAGCCAAGATCGAATATGAGACGAGATGTATTGAGCCTTAGTGCATTCAAAGAACAAGTGATTAAGTGACTCCTCTTCAATATTACAAAGAACACATGATCTGTCGCTGAGATAAGTCATCCTGTCTCGAGTCAACAGCTTTCGGTGAGCAAATAACTATAACGCAAACCTGTGTTTTGGTACAATGCACATCATAGAAATTAGTGGTTTCCAAGGCCATCTGTTCCAACGTCCCACGAAGCAGTCATAAGATCTAGATAATCCCTTGGAGCAACCAAACCATTTTTGCAAGGCCAAAGTCGTATCCACTACTGAACCATGTATCGTAATTAGCTCCTCTCGGATGTTGAGAATCTGTTTGATTAATGGCGATTTATCTTTTTTCCAACTCCAATTCCAAACATTGTTAAATTTTCCGTACTCATGACTCACCCACTTTATCCACAAGCTATCTTTCTTGTTGTGAATATTCCATAGTGTCTTAGCGATCAATGCTTTATTCCATGCTCTCAAATTCTTTAATCCAAACCCTCCTGCTTCCAATGGTTTGCATAGGGAGACCCACGCAATAGGTTGATGCTTCGATGGCCACACAAAATTCCGACACAAAGATTATATGACATCAATGATACACAATGGGAGGGGTAAGATAGATAACCAATAGCATTATGTACCCTGGATAACTGATCTGATAAGCTCAAGCTTCCCTGCATAAGATAATGAATGACGGGCCAATAACTAATCTTTTTAGAAATAGCATCCACAAGCAGGCTGTAATCCGAAGCTCGAAGTTGCTTAGATGCTAGTGGGATACCCAAGTAACGAAATGGAAGATCCCCATTTGCAAAACCTGTTATTTCGATGATTTCCTGTTTCACCATATCCGAGACACTTTCCAAGTAAACATTAGATTTAGAAATGTTCATCCTTAATCCCGCCATATCCCCAAAATTGTTCAAACAACGCATGAACATAGAAACACTACAAGCATCACCACGACACAATAACAATAAATCATCTGCATATGCTAAATGAGTGATACCTAAATTGCGACATTTGGGATGGAAACCAAAGTTTTTATCACGAGCCATTATTTTCAAGCTTCGAGAGAGTACTTCAACACATAAGGTGAACAAGTATGGAGAAAGGGGGTCACCTTGTCGTAGACCTCTTTGTCCTTCGAAGTGTCCATGAAAATGTCCATTGAGTACAATTGAACAAGATGTTGTCGATACGCACTCCATGATTCACTCTATGAATTTCATCGGAAAGTTAAAAGGCATGAGCGTCCCCCTTTTAAGAAACTCCAATCAACTGTGTCATATGCTTTTTGTAAATAAACTTTCAACATACATCGTGGTGACCCACATTTGCTAGCATACTTTCTTAGAAGTTCTTGAGATAAGTGGATGTTATCTACAATCGATCTTCCTTCAATGAATCCCGTCTGAGCCTCATCCACCAACCCATCGATCACAATTTTGAGTCTTTTAACCAACATTTTTGAAACGATCTTGTAGAACACCGTGCAACAAGAGATCGGCCTGTAATCATTGACCTTTGTTGCACCTGCCTTCTTCGGTATTAGGGAGATTATTGAGTGATTCCATTGTTTCAATAGGCGACCATTTCTGAAAAACTCAAACACAGCATTAGAAACATCGTTACCAATAATATGCCAAGCTGATTTGAAGAAGAATGCCCCGAAGCCATCAGCACCTGGAGCCTTTTCATTATCTATATCAAACAATGTATCATCAACCTCAGTACGAGTGGGTTGCTGAATCAGATTATTCCATGCTTCGATATGAACCGTAGCCCCATTAGTTATTGCATTGAAATCTGGAGGCACTGTGCTTGACTTTGACCCTAATAGTTTCTTATAGAAATCAATGAATTCTTGAGCAATCTAAACAGAATTTGTGATAGTGCATCCAGCTGAATTTCGAATTGCCACAATAGCATTACGCTTATTGTTTCTCTTAATTAAATCATGGAAAAATTTTGTGCACCGATCACCTTCAAGAGTGTACCTGACTTTGGCTTTCTGAGCAATGAACAAGAGCTCAGCTTCTAATAATCTCTTGGTTATTTGCTTTAGCTCTTTGTATCCATCCAGCATGCGACCATCACTAAGCATCATGTCCTGTAAAATTGCCAACTCGTGCTTTGCTTTGCTCGCACGTTCAGAGATGTGACTAAAATGATTACGATTAAGCAATAACAAATGCTTTTTCAAACTTTTAAACATCGGCTTAAGGCAGAATTGCGCTGTACCATTACATGTGGATCTCCATTTATTCTGTACCAGGGGTTCAAACTTGTCACTCAATGCCCACATATTAAAGAACTTGAATGGTCTCTTCTTAGGGGCTGCATTTTCAAAGAAAGTGACAACCGAAAATGTATGATCCGAAACACATCCCGGAGCCAAGAATTCTGCCAAGCCATTAAGATTCGAAGACACCCAATGATTATTAACAAGCACACGATCCAGTTTGCTGCAAACATTAGGACTCAACCATGTGTAGAAGCACCCAATGTAATTGAGATCAGATAAGTCATTGTCATTAACACAAGTAGCAAAAtcttttatttcataatttttaacttGTAAACCCCCTTGCTTCTCTTCTTGAGACAGAACATTATTAAAGTCCCCTAACAACATCCATGGAACATGATAATTAGACCCAAAATCAGACAATTCATTCCATAACATTCTCTTTTGACAATTTGTATTGAGGCCATATACAAAGGAAGCAAGAAACATAAACtttgatttcaagaaaataattCGAGCACTGATAACCTGATCACTCAAGCCAATTACCTGTAGATCAACCGAAGATGGATTCCATAAGACAAAAATTCTCCCCTTAGAGCTTTGTCGAAAATTATGACATACATTCATACCTCGAAAGCGCACTCTTAACATATTGTTGAGTGCTTTTTCATCAAACTTCGATTCTAAAATACCAAATACATCTATCCTATGAGTGCCCATGATAGATTGTGCACTCTTTTGTTTTAGAGGTTTGTGAAAACCTCTAACATTCCAACATGCCATTCTCATTGAGACGTGGAGGCAGTTGAGGGCTGCCGTCCCTTACTATTATTCCCAAAGTACAGCTCTGAAGTATTTGGATTATTCAAATCCACATATTCCGTATCACAGCTGCTAGAAttctccatatcttcaaaaaattatgtcatttcCTTATTATTACATTGTTCTTGCGCCGAccctttgtttttctttttactttttttatttttcttattgttagTCACAATTTTGAATTCTTCAGTAACAGTTTCCTCATTGCATGCATTCATTTGACTGACATCGTAATCAACTGGCTTCTTACCTTTATCAATAGGTGTACACTTTTGAGCACCATTGGTAACATCAACAGATGGCTGCTCCTCTGATTGTATGGTAGAATTCATGACAGCTTTACTAGTTTGTTCATAATTTTGCACATCTCTCGTGGTTGGTGCTGCTGATGGTCTTCGAGAAGGCCCTGCTTTGGAAGAGTGCCGCACACTAGAACGCCCCCTAGAAGGGCCTGCATGCCAAGTTACACTACGAGATCGTGCACGCTTAGAGCTGTTATTATTTTTCTGCACATCCCCATCATACAAATTTGCTGTCTTAGGCTGGTTCTGATGTACACAAGTATCAATCCTATGGCCCATCTTGCGACAGTGTATACAGTATTTTAGATCTTGCTCATATACGAAGTTAATAGTCACATCGCCAATCGGTAATTCAATAACCATTTCATCAATCTTCGATTTAAATGCTTCAATTTCAACCAATACTCGAGCATATCCATATGAATAGGGGTGCCAATACGGGAAGCCAGTTTACTCAATATATAGAAATTCCAACAATTCGGAGGTAAACCATGAATTTGGACCCAAGAGGGGACCGAGTTCATATCTTCCTCTCTAAATCTAAAACACCTCGGAATTTCTTTGAGGAACAAGTGATACCCATAAACCATGTAAGATCCACCACGTAACACTTTTTCTTTATCTTCAACATTAGGGAAAGTAAAGACTATCCAACCACTCTCATGAGTTTGGAACTTAACATCAGCATCCCACCTACGTACTAAATCAAATAACGCTGCAGTAGGAGGCTTACCACTGATTACGTACCCAAGAATGCAAATACCATATGTATCTTCAATGGAATCAGTATCATTCAATCCAAACTTGAGTTTCTCGGTGCCAGTGTCCACAAATTCGAGTTTATAATCCTCATTTGCCATTCTGTTATTTTTAAACAAGCTAGCATAGGAAACCCTAGCTTTCTTGCGAGGAGTGTCTGATGCAACATTACGATTGCTTGGATTTGTTTGATTAGTTCCCATGCTCATCCTGCCATCAACAGGCAGTTGTTGCTCGGAGCTATGCCCTTCTTTGGCAGCAGCATTTTTATCAGTAAGGGTCCCATCGGTTGTCTCTCCCAAAAGTAATCCATTGGCAATAATCGAAGAATCAAAATCCAAGACATTATGAGTAGTACGGGAATTGTTATCGCTTTGAGACTTCATATAGACAATTCGTCAAACACTTACCCAGCACAAATAAACGATAATCAGGGCGAATAGATCAACTAAGGAGGTACTGATAAAACTACAAACCCGAAATCAGACACAAACACAATGAGAGAAAACAGCCCCACACCACTGTAAACCA includes these proteins:
- the LOC140974874 gene encoding uncharacterized protein; its protein translation is MGHRIDTCVHQNQPKTANLYDGDVQKNNNSSKRARSRSVTWHAGPSRGRSSVRHSSKAGPSRRPSAAPTTRDVQNYEQTSKAVMNSTIQSEEQPSVDVTNGAQKCTPIDKGKKPVDYDVSQMNACNEETVTEEFKIVIGLSDQVISARIIFLKSKFMFLASFVYGLNTNCQKRMLWNELSDFGSNYHVPWMLLGDFNNVLSQEEKQGGLQVKNYEIKDFATCVNDNDLSDLNYIGCFYTWLSPNVCSKLDRVLVNNHWVSSNLNGLAEFLAPGCVSDHTFSVVTFFENAAPKKRPFKFFNMWALSDKFEPLVQNKWRSTCNGTAQFCLKPMFKSLKKHLLLLNRNHFSHISERASKAKHELAILQDMMLSDGRMLDGYKELKQITKRLLEAELLFIAQKAKVRYTLEGSKSSTVPPDFNAITNGATVHIEAWNNLIQQPTRTEVDDTLFDIDNEKAPGADGFGAFFFKSAWHIIGNDVSNAVFEFFRNGRLLKQWNHSIISLIPKKAGATKVNDYRPISCCTVFYKIVSKMLVKRLKIVIDGLVDEAQTGFIEGRSIVDNIHLSQELLRKYASKCGSPRCITHLAYADDLLLLCRGDACSVSMFMRCLNNFGDMAGLRMNISKSNVYLESVSDMVKQEIIEITGFANGDLPFRYLGIPLASKQLRASDYSLLVDAISKKISYWPVIHYLMQGSLSLSDQLSRHQPIAWVSLCKPLEAGGFGLKNLRAWNKALIAKTLWNIHNKKDSLWIKWVSHEYGKFNNVWNWSWKKDKSPLIKQILNIREELITIHGSVVDTTLALQKWFGCSKGLSRSYDCFVGRWNRWPWKPLISMMCIVPKHRMTYLSDRSCVLCNIEEESLNHLFFECTKAQYISSHIRSWLGMNKRMGSPAAVLNAFRGVYRGNSGLNKKHCVALAATVYHI